Genomic window (Mycolicibacterium smegmatis):
CGCGTTCCTGGACCATATCCCGCGCACCGAACTGCCCCAGGACTTCGTCGGCGACATCGAGCACTGGAAGTCCCGCAGCGGCGTCGTCAAGATCAACCTGGCGCTGGCCGAGCTGCCGAACTTCACCGCCGACCCCAGCTCCGGCATCGCCGAGCACCACACCGGATCGGTCGAGATGGCCCCCACCATGGAGTTCATCGAGGCCGCGTTCCAGGATGCCCGCAACGGCAAACCCGCGCTGTTGCCGTTCAGCGACGGCGTCATCCCCACCACACTCGACACCACGCTCAATCCCGATGGCACACACATCATGTCGCTGTTCACACAGTGGGTTCCCGCCGAGTGGGCAGCCGAGCCGCACACCGAGGAACTCGACGCGTACGCCGACCGCCTCATCGAGCTGTACGACCAGGTGGCCCCCGGCTTCAAGGCGTCGATCACCCACCGCGACATCGTGGGCCCGTACGACATGGAGCATGAGTACGGTTTGATCGGCGGCAACATCTTCCACGGCGAACTGTCGCTGGAGCAGCTGTTCCACATGCGGCCCGCACCCGGCTACGCCGACTACCGCACACCTATCGCCGGTCTGTACAACGGCAGTTCGGCCACCCACGCCGGGGGCGGAGTGTGCGGCATCCCCGGCTGGCAGGCCGCGCGCGCGGTGCTGGCCGACAAGAAGCGCGCACGCCGAAGCGAGGCCCTGCGTAAGCGACTGCCCGCGGCACTGGGCGGGCGCTCCTGAACGCGCACGTCACAGTCGGCGATCTGACGGCACGGCGCGCCGCCGTGGCCACCATGCTCGGCGCGCGGTCGATGGCCGTGATCGGCGCCAGCGCGCGCCCGGGCAGTTTCGGCGAGCGCATGGTGATCGAGGCCCGGCGAGGCTCGGCGCGAACACATCTGGTGAACCCCCGCTACCGCCGTATCGGCGACCTCCCGTGCCACGCGTCGCTCGACGACCTCGACGAGGTACCCGACCTGGTGCTGCTGGGGGTCCCCGACGACGCGCTGATCGACCAACTGCAGGCCGCGGCCGCTGCCGGTGTGCGTTCGGCGGTGCTGTTCGGATCGGCGCACGGGGCCGGGATGCGCAGGGCCATCACCGACATCGCGACGCGCGCGGGGATGGCGTTGTGCGGTGCCGGGTGCATGGGCTTCGTCAACACCGTCACCGGCGTGCGTGCTCTGGGCTATCTGGAGCCGGATCCGCTTCCCGCCGGCGGCGTATCGCTGGTGACGCACTCCGGGTCGGCGTTCTCGACCCTGCTGCGCGCGCGTCGCGGATTCGGATTCCGCCTCGCGGTGTCGTCCGGGCAGGAGCTCGTCACCGACACGGCCGACTACGTCGAATACGCGCTGGACGATCCCGGCACCCAGGTGATCGGCTTGCTGCTGGAGACCCCCCGCGCGGCGCCCCGCCTGCGTAACGTTTTGCGGCAGGCCGCCGAACGGGACGTCCCGGTCGTCATCCTCACGGTCGGCGGTTCACCGCGGGGACGTGCGATGGTGGCCGCGCACTCCGGCGCGCTGGCGGGCGACGCCGCGGGCTGGGCGGCGTTCTGCGCCTCCACGGGAGCGGTCCGTACCACCGACCTCACCGAGTTCACCGACACGCTCGAGCTTTTCGCGTGTGAGGCGCGGTCCGGGCGGCTTCAGCGACGGGGAGGGGGTAGGGGGATCGCGACTGTGCACGACTCGGGTGCCGAGCGTGCCCTGTGCGCGGACGTGGCCCACGAGATCGGCGTCGAGTTCGCCGAGTTGTCACCGCGGACGCTGGGCGTGATCGGTGATCTGCTGGACGACGGGTTGACTCCGTCGAACCCGCTCGACATGTGGGGCACGGGTGCCGATACCCGGACGGTGTTCGGGGGTTGTCTGCGTGCGATGGTCGAGGACCCGGCGGTCGCGGTCACGGCGTTGGCCGTCGACCTGGTCACCGAGTACGACGGCGACACGGCCTACACCGATGCCGTGCTCGACGTCGAGGGTCAGGCGCCGCTGGCGGTGCTGGCCTCGGTGCCGTCGGCGATCGACCCGGTGATGGCGCAGCGACTGCGTGACCGTGGGGTGGCCGTGCTGGAGGGCATGCGCAGCGGTCTGGCGGCCATGGGACATCTCGCGGCGTGGCCGCTCCTGGTGGACACAGAACCTGTTGTGGTCGACCCGGTTCGGCGTGACCGGTGGTCGCGGGCCACGGGTCCGGCGTTCGACCTGCTGGCCGATTACGGCGTCGCGGTGCCCGATTCCCGGCCGGCGCACTCGCGTGTCGAGGTGGTCGCGGCCGCCGCCGCGATCGGTTACCCGGTCGCGGTGAAAACCGCGGGGGCGGCGCACAAGAGCGACGTCGGGGGAGTGGTGCTGGGCGTGAGCGGGCCCGACGAGGTGGTGGCCGTGTACGACGACATGGCGGCCCGGCTGGGACCGGCCGTGAGCGTCGATGCCATGGTGCCCGCAGGGGTCGAGGTCTCGGTCGGATTCGTGCGCGACGCGGCCTTCGGTCCGCTGGTGGTGGTCGCGGCCGGTGGGGTGGCGGTGGAACTGCACGGCGACCGTGTCGTGGTGTGCCCGCCGGTGTCACGCACCACGGCACGACGCATCGTCGATCAGCTCCGGATCGCGCCCCTGCTCACCGGGTGGCGCGGCGGACCGGTTGCCGACATCGACGCACTGGTGGACGTGATCGTCGCGTTCTCGGCCATGGCGGTCGAACTCGGCGACATGCTCGACGCGGTCGAGGCGAACCCTGTGATCGTGTCGGCCACCGGTGCGGTCGCCGTCGACGCGTTGGTGGTGCCTAACTCGGTGCCCGGCTGACCTGTTCGGGAAACGGTAGCGAAATCGGTTCGGGGGCAACACGGCTGTGCCCCTCGGCGTCGAACCGGTC
Coding sequences:
- a CDS encoding acetate--CoA ligase family protein — its product is MLGARSMAVIGASARPGSFGERMVIEARRGSARTHLVNPRYRRIGDLPCHASLDDLDEVPDLVLLGVPDDALIDQLQAAAAAGVRSAVLFGSAHGAGMRRAITDIATRAGMALCGAGCMGFVNTVTGVRALGYLEPDPLPAGGVSLVTHSGSAFSTLLRARRGFGFRLAVSSGQELVTDTADYVEYALDDPGTQVIGLLLETPRAAPRLRNVLRQAAERDVPVVILTVGGSPRGRAMVAAHSGALAGDAAGWAAFCASTGAVRTTDLTEFTDTLELFACEARSGRLQRRGGGRGIATVHDSGAERALCADVAHEIGVEFAELSPRTLGVIGDLLDDGLTPSNPLDMWGTGADTRTVFGGCLRAMVEDPAVAVTALAVDLVTEYDGDTAYTDAVLDVEGQAPLAVLASVPSAIDPVMAQRLRDRGVAVLEGMRSGLAAMGHLAAWPLLVDTEPVVVDPVRRDRWSRATGPAFDLLADYGVAVPDSRPAHSRVEVVAAAAAIGYPVAVKTAGAAHKSDVGGVVLGVSGPDEVVAVYDDMAARLGPAVSVDAMVPAGVEVSVGFVRDAAFGPLVVVAAGGVAVELHGDRVVVCPPVSRTTARRIVDQLRIAPLLTGWRGGPVADIDALVDVIVAFSAMAVELGDMLDAVEANPVIVSATGAVAVDALVVPNSVPG